Within the Fibrobacter sp. genome, the region GAAAAGGAAATCGAGAAGGCCAAAGCATTCGCCGCTTCGATTGAACGCAAACTCTCGAACGAAAAGTTTGTGAGCGGCGCCCCCGAAGCAGTTGTGAACGCCGAACGCACCAAGCTCGCGACGCAGCAGGACATTATTGCGAAGAATGAGGCTGCGCTGAAGGAACTGAAGTGACACAAGCCGCAAACGCGGATTGTGTCATCCTGAGCGGAGAGGCGCAAGCCTCGTAGTCAAAGGATCTAAAAAGCATTAAGAGGTGTTCTTAGAACACCTCTTTTTTTTGTCAACCTATTTTCCGAATAAATCCGAATGTGAGCCAGTCGCTGTCGCCGAAAGAATCAATTCATCATTAAATATCTGATACATCAAAAGCCAATCCGGCTCAATATGACATTCTCTAAAATCGGACAAAGTTCCAACCAACTGATGATCTCGATTGTTAGGCGGAAGTGG harbors:
- a CDS encoding type II toxin-antitoxin system YafQ family toxin produces the protein MFQIKYTSRMKHDVKVMKKRGKDLNKLIAVLDKLSKGEPLPPNNRDHQLVGTLSDFRECHIEPDWLLMYQIFNDELILSATATGSHSDLFGK